The Brassica napus cultivar Da-Ae chromosome C7, Da-Ae, whole genome shotgun sequence genome has a segment encoding these proteins:
- the LOC125589935 gene encoding uncharacterized protein At1g43920, Chloroplastic-like: protein MGEIINPVRDSSSILFDLVLKNLDSHLSFFEYRMMSSGCEDSSVNTMGIRGIPEQCGCGRRTGIYTSKTKVNPGRTFFRCPTFQNDHLYKWVDEAVYEEVQDALPKVECFASDVMKIKMEIESMKTVEEELKEDVRKASNELKKLNVIMKVGFSVVCLGVVICLVLIMFDKAAGLSMNSY from the exons ATGGGCGAAATCATAAATCCAGTTCGCGATTCAAGCTCGATTCTCTTCGATCTCGTCCTTAAGAATCTCGATTCTCATCTCTCCTTCTTCGAGTATCGCATGATGAGTTCGGGTTGTGAGGATTCGTCTGTGAATACGATGGGAATTCGTGGTATCCCGGAGCAATGCGGCTGTGGTCGAAGAACTGGGATATACACATCAAAAACGAAGGTCAATCCAGGAAGAACTTTCTTTAGATGCCCAacgtttcaaaat GATCACTTGTATAAATGGGTAGATGAAGCTGTCTACGAAGAGGTTCAAGATGCATTGCCAAAAGTTGAGTGCTTTGCATCAGAtgttatgaaaattaaaatggaGATCGAAAGCATGAAAACCGTGGAGGAAGAGTTGAAAGAAGATGTCAGGAAGGCGAGCAATGAACTTAAGAAGCTGAATGTGATCATGAAAGTGGGTTTTTCGGTGGTTTGTTTAGGCGTTGTGATATGTCTTGTGTTGATCATGTTTGACAAAGCAGCTGGGTTGTCTATGAATAGCTACTAG
- the LOC106442485 gene encoding uncharacterized protein LOC106442485 isoform X1, whose product MKNVEIFMIFLCLNAALYLVSADPPTWPADSGGKCSVSDDWEGEFFPEIPHIKYEIIYHGKKDELLDELQTDQWPAQRCIGVALSVAAGLLGACFPGTGARIVALVGGPCSEGPGTMERGCYQGDRHGDRDVGDFHLEEDQSPQHHQLHRHDREAYDALDPTGNITIKWDIISWTADGYVTVVSIFNFQQYRHIQAPGWQLGWSWYKKEVIWSMVGAQATEQGDCSKFKGNIPHCCKKTPTVVDLLPGTPYNQHISNCCRGGLISSWAQDPATAVGRTTSSRSCNVHSICVPSEFIGM is encoded by the exons ATGAAGAACGTTGAGATTTTTATGATCTTTCTCTGCTTAAACGCTGCCTTATATCTAGTG TCTGCTGACCCACCAACGTGGCCTGCGGATTCGGGAGGGAAGTGTAGTGTTTCTGATGATTGGGAGGGAGAGTTTTTCCCTGAGATCCCTCATATTAAGTACGAG ATAATCTATCACGGCAAAAAGGATGAGCTGTTGGATGAGCTGCAGACGGATCAGTGGCCTGCACAGCGGTGTATTGGAGTGGCTTTGAGTGTGGCTGCGGGATTGCTTGGAGCTTGTTTCCCTGGGACTGGTGCTAGGATCGTTGCTTTAGTTGGAGGACCATGCTCTGAGGGACCAGGCACG ATGGAACGTGGTTGCTATCAAGGAGATCGCCATGGAGATCGCGATGTCGGGGATTTTCATCTCGAGGAAGATCAATCACCCCAACATCATCAGCTTCATCGACATGATCGAG AAGCTTATGATGCACTTGATCCAACTGGAAACATCACCATAAAATGGGACATCATTAGCTGGACTGCTGATGGCTATGTg ACTGTTGTATCAATCTTCAATTTTCAACAATACCGTCACATTCAAGCCCCAGGTTGGCAACTAGGATGGAGTTGGTATAAAAAGGAAGTGATATGGAGTATGGTTGGTGCACAAGCCACAGAGCAAGGAGATTGTTCTAAGTTCAAAGGCAACATTCCTCATTGCTGCAAGAAAACCCCCACCGTAGTTGACTTGTTACCGGGAACTCCATACAACCAACATATATCAAACTGTTGTCGAGGCGGTTTGATTAGCTCATGGGCACAAGACCCCGCAACAGCCGTGGGAAGAACAACCTCCAGCCGCTCTTGCAATGTACACAGCATATGTGTCCCATCAGAGTTCATTGGCATGTGA
- the LOC106442485 gene encoding uncharacterized protein LOC106442485 isoform X2, whose product MKNVEIFMIFLCLNAALYLVSADPPTWPADSGGKCSVSDDWEGEFFPEIPHIKYEIIYHGKKDELLDELQTDQWPAQRCIGVALSVAAGLLGACFPGTGARIVALVGGPCSEGPGTMERGCYQGDRHGDRDVGDFHLEEDQSPQHHQLHRHDRGSSSVALLDMIEDVVSSYKAPIFLGPASPQQKLMMHLIQLETSP is encoded by the exons ATGAAGAACGTTGAGATTTTTATGATCTTTCTCTGCTTAAACGCTGCCTTATATCTAGTG TCTGCTGACCCACCAACGTGGCCTGCGGATTCGGGAGGGAAGTGTAGTGTTTCTGATGATTGGGAGGGAGAGTTTTTCCCTGAGATCCCTCATATTAAGTACGAG ATAATCTATCACGGCAAAAAGGATGAGCTGTTGGATGAGCTGCAGACGGATCAGTGGCCTGCACAGCGGTGTATTGGAGTGGCTTTGAGTGTGGCTGCGGGATTGCTTGGAGCTTGTTTCCCTGGGACTGGTGCTAGGATCGTTGCTTTAGTTGGAGGACCATGCTCTGAGGGACCAGGCACG ATGGAACGTGGTTGCTATCAAGGAGATCGCCATGGAGATCGCGATGTCGGGGATTTTCATCTCGAGGAAGATCAATCACCCCAACATCATCAGCTTCATCGACATGATCGAGGTTCGTCTTCTGTTGCTCTTCTTGACATGATTGAGGATGTTGTTAGCTCGTATaaagctcccatctttcttggaCCAGCTTCACCACAACAG AAGCTTATGATGCACTTGATCCAACTGGAAACATCACCATAA
- the LOC106440092 gene encoding macrophage migration inhibitory factor homolog, giving the protein MPCLYITTNVNLDGFKTDPFYSEVTKAVASIVGRPENLVMVVLKGSIEIVFGGNKEAAAYAEIVSMGGITKQVKRQLISTVGSILHTHFSIHPSRFIFKVFDINSLPLPSKL; this is encoded by the exons ATGCCTTGTCTTTACATTACAACTAACGTCAATTTGGACGGCTTCAAAACCGATCCGTTCTACTCGGAAGTCACCAAAGCCGTCGCTTCTATCGTTGGACGGCCTGAGAAC TTGGTGATGGTGGTGTTGAAGGGGTCAATAGAGATAGTATTCGGTGGAAACAAAGAAGCAGCTGCATATGCAGAGATTGTGTCGATGGGAGGCATCACCAAGCAAGTTAAGAGGCAGCTTATTTCAACCGTTGGTTCTATTCTTCACACTCATTTTTCTATTCATCCCAGTCGTTTTATCTTTAAAGTTTTTGATATCAATTCTTTGCCTCTTCCTTCTAAACTATAG